CGGCTTCCCGTCGCTGAACATGATTTCCGTGATGCCGTGTTGTTTGCCCGCACCGGGAAGAGCCCAGGTCCGCCCATCCATTTTCGTTGTTCCAAGGACCGGACTGGTCGGCGAAGCACCGTCCCGAAAAGTCACCTTGTTCCATGCATAGACGGCCAGATTCAGCTCGCCCACTTCGACCCAGATCCCGTTGAAGTCGTGAAAGTTCACTTCGCGGCTGGTCTTGAAGTAGCCGTAGGGGGAGGCACTGAAGGAAGCTGAAACGGGAAGGGAAACGCCCGCGCCGCCGCCTTTCATCGCCATTCGGTGGGCCCGACCGGTTTGCCGATTGACCAAATCGAACATGCCCAAGCCCGCACTCGCCACGCCTACGCCGACACCGACCGATGCAAGTGCCGAGACAGCCCATAGCGTTGACTTCTGTGCATCGATTGGGAGCGGCTTGCGCTTATAGTGCGTCATTGCCGGGTGCCTTTCAGGCTCGCGGCCCCATGCTGATCTGTCGCAACGCCACCGCGCGCGGTTCAACTTACCGGACGGCAGGACGGCCAGTTCCGGTGCGCACAGTTTGCGAGGTTTGCCAAAGCGGCTGCTCGCATCAGATGGGCAAGCCACACTCCGACCAATCCGCCAGCGAACTGCACAGCGATGTAGGCGGAAGCAGTCTTTCAAGCGATGCGGTTCCTGATCGCAAACGCCAAGGTCACCGCTGGATTGAATGAGCGCGCGCGGCCGATGTCAGGCCGCGCGCGCCGAGCGATGTGCGAGGACTTCGTTCAGTTCTGCATCAGCTGCTTCGCGTTGTCGGGCGTGATCGCGGTGGTCGGCACGGTCACCACGGTCGGCACCTTCTCGGCGCAATCGAGCAGAACCGACTTCGCCATCTCGATCGCCTCCGGGCCTCCGGTCGGATAGGTGAAGGTTGCCGCCCACTCGCCTTCCGCAACTGCGCGGATGCCGCCGGCAGGCCCGGGCAAGCCATCGGTCCCGAGGATCTTCACTTGATCGAGCTTACCGGCGCCCTTCGCCGCGAGACGCGCACCGGCGGCCATCATGTCGTTGCTCGCATAAACGGCCTTGATGTTCGGATGGGCCTGGAGCATCGCGGCGAACGCGGTCTGCGCCTTGTCCGGCAGCCAGTCGGCGGCCTGCTCGGCGACGACCTGGACCTTTGGATTGTCCTTCACGCCGGACTTGAAGCCGTTGAGCCGTTCGACGGCGGGCGTCGAGCTTGGCAGGCCCTGGAGCACCGCCACTTCGCCGCCTTGCGGCAGGAGCTTGTCAGCGACGTATTTGCCCGCCTCCTCGGCGATCTTGAAATTATCCCCGCCGATGAAGGCCGTATATTCCTTGCCGGCCTCGCCGACCGTCTTGCGGTCGAGCTCGATGACGGGAATGCCGGCCTTCATGGCCCGCGCGACGACCGGCGTCAGAGGCGCGGCCTCGAACGGTGAGATCAGGATCAGGTCGACCTTCTGGGTGATGAAATTGTCCATCTGCGAGGTCTGCGTGTTCACGTTGCCGGCGCCGTCGGCAATCTGCAGCTTGAATTGCGGCACTTTCTTCGCCGCAGCGGTCAGCTGGTCGTTGACGTGCTGGCGGTAGGGCTCGGCATTATTGGCCTGCGAGAAGCCGATGACGAACTCCCCGGTCTTACTGCACTCCTTGACCAGCGGCGCCGCCTGCGCTGCACCAGCGACGAGCGTCGCCGTGCCGGCGCCCAGCACCAGATTGGACCAGAACCTTGCCTTCCTAGATGCGCGTCGCATGATTTCACTCCCCTGTTTGCTTCGAACATTCCGCCACTGACGAGCGGTCTCCTCCCGGCGGGGCTTCGCCGCCCGGTCTTTACGTCGCCATTGGGGTCAACGACCCAATCCCTCGCGGCGACGAACGAGAGATTGAAGAACCGCGGCCACGACGATGATCGCGCCGGTCGCGAGCAGTTGCAGGGCCGCATTGATGTTGTTGAGCTGGAGGATGTTGGCCAACGCGCCGAGCATGATCGCACCTGCGATCGTACCGATCATCGAGCCTGCGCCGCCGAACAGGCTGGTGCCGCCGATGACCACCGCCGCGATCGCGGTCAATTCATAGCCCGTGCCGTCGTTGGCGCTGCCGAAATTGAACTGGCCGGCGTGGACGATGCCGGCAATGGCCGACACCAGACCCGTGATCGCGTAGACCGAGATCTTGACCAGCGTGACCGGCACGCCGGACAGCCGTGCCGCCCGCTCATTGCCGCCGACCGCGAAGACGTAGCGGCCAAAGCGCGTGAAGTTCAGCACGAAGGTGGCCACGATCGCGACGACGAGAAACACCAGTGTCGCGACCGGAACCGTGTTGTTGAACAGACGATCGCCCAGCACCGAGAAAATCGGCGGCGCAAGACCCGGACCATTGCCGTAGGAGATGTTGATGTACTGGTTGTTGGAGATCACCAGCGCCAGGCCGCGCGCGACCTGCAGGCCCGCCAGCGTCACGATGAACGCCTCGAGGCGGAAGCGGGTCGAGATCGCGCCTTGCGTGCAACCGAACAGGGCGCCGCAGGTCATCACGAACAAGAGGGTCGGAACGAGCCCCCAGCCCCAGGTCGTCATGATCGTGGCGGTGAGCACGCTGCACAGGCTGAGCAGCGCGCCGACCGACAGATCGATCCCCGCGGTGATGATGACGAAGGTCATGCCGACGGCGATGATGCCCGTCTCGGAAATCGCCCGTACGATGTTCGCGATGTTGTCCGGCGCCACGAACAGGATGGAGCCGTGCCGCCGCGGCGAGAAGATGATGCCGCCGATCGCAACAAGGATGAGGCCAATGACGCTCTGAAAGCGGACCGCGATGGCGAAGAAGTCGAGACGGCGTGCCCGTGCGGGCTGCACGCGCGTGGATTTCACGAGTGTTGCGGCGTCATTCAT
This region of Bradyrhizobium sp. CCGUVB1N3 genomic DNA includes:
- a CDS encoding OmpA family protein produces the protein MTHYKRKPLPIDAQKSTLWAVSALASVGVGVGVASAGLGMFDLVNRQTGRAHRMAMKGGGAGVSLPVSASFSASPYGYFKTSREVNFHDFNGIWVEVGELNLAVYAWNKVTFRDGASPTSPVLGTTKMDGRTWALPGAGKQHGITEIMFSDGKPVGDVDIEININLKQKEDVRTKAQFSAQIGYKVPSDALFDFDRDNLKQTAVWALQDAGDWIRTFKDTGGKVQITGHTDSIGSPEYNMGLSLRRARAVANWFIAEKYCTAADVIVIGKGETKPIEPNTRPDGKDNPYGREKNRRVEIVVLT
- a CDS encoding substrate-binding domain-containing protein, which encodes MRRASRKARFWSNLVLGAGTATLVAGAAQAAPLVKECSKTGEFVIGFSQANNAEPYRQHVNDQLTAAAKKVPQFKLQIADGAGNVNTQTSQMDNFITQKVDLILISPFEAAPLTPVVARAMKAGIPVIELDRKTVGEAGKEYTAFIGGDNFKIAEEAGKYVADKLLPQGGEVAVLQGLPSSTPAVERLNGFKSGVKDNPKVQVVAEQAADWLPDKAQTAFAAMLQAHPNIKAVYASNDMMAAGARLAAKGAGKLDQVKILGTDGLPGPAGGIRAVAEGEWAATFTYPTGGPEAIEMAKSVLLDCAEKVPTVVTVPTTAITPDNAKQLMQN
- a CDS encoding ABC transporter permease, which produces MNDAATLVKSTRVQPARARRLDFFAIAVRFQSVIGLILVAIGGIIFSPRRHGSILFVAPDNIANIVRAISETGIIAVGMTFVIITAGIDLSVGALLSLCSVLTATIMTTWGWGLVPTLLFVMTCGALFGCTQGAISTRFRLEAFIVTLAGLQVARGLALVISNNQYINISYGNGPGLAPPIFSVLGDRLFNNTVPVATLVFLVVAIVATFVLNFTRFGRYVFAVGGNERAARLSGVPVTLVKISVYAITGLVSAIAGIVHAGQFNFGSANDGTGYELTAIAAVVIGGTSLFGGAGSMIGTIAGAIMLGALANILQLNNINAALQLLATGAIIVVAAVLQSLVRRREGLGR